In Thermococcus chitonophagus, the genomic stretch AGACCTTATCTTGTAAGGGCCAAGCGATTTTGTACCACAACCCCAAGATCACTAAGAATATCAAGAGCTGGAGAAGGCTCTTGGCGTTCATACTGACATCACCTTTCTTGCTTTTGATAATTCGGCAATTGTTTGCTGTAATTCGCGTTCTACTCTGATTTTCTCTTCGAGAATGCGATGATACTCCTGCTCAAGCCTTGCCTTCCTCTTCTTCAACTTCCTCAACTTTTTCTCAAGTCTTTCAATAGAATCCACACTAGGCCACCCAAATAATGAGAATTCGCCATTAAAAGAAAAGAATATTTAAAATTGGATACAAATTGGCTTAAAATTGAATTAAAAGCCGATTTTAAGATTGCTTTTTAACCTCCTCATATAACCTCCTGATGGCCATCCTAACAACTGCCGAATTGTTGTTTATACCCAACGCCTTGGAGATCTCCTTGATCATCCTATGCGTCTCGCTATCGATAGTGAAAGTCCAAGCATACATTCCAGTGGAAGCCTTACCCCTACCCAACTCCCTACCACCTCCCTCTAATTTTCCAGTACTCAACTCCAGAGGCAAACAGGACTATGAGAGTAAACAGCATGACGAAAACAATGAAGACAAAAAGCATCCTAACAATAAAGATCATTCCAAACCCTCCAGAACCTTCTTCAAATCATCAACAACTTTTGAATAGGCCTCATCCGCCTCCAATTCTAAGTCGAGATAGTGTTTCTCTAAAACTGTTCTTGGAACCCTGCTCTGTATGTAGTCTATTATGTGATCCTTCACACCATGCATTGAGAGAAATGTTGCATGCCATTTCCTTATCGTTGAGGCGTTCACTCTTCCATAGCGAAGCCTCTTCCCTATCGTGTCCTCTTTTATCTCAACTGACCTAAGTTCCTTGATAATGTCTGCAGGCATGTAAATGAAGAGGGTTGCCTTAGTCCCCCTCCTTTCTATTATTGCATATTTAGCTATGTTTGGATATTTTGGAGGAAATATGACCTTGCTAGGATCAAAGTTAGTGAGCATCTTATGGACTGCCCTAAGCCTTGCCCCACTGAACACTAGAATCTTAAAGAAAAGCTGAGTCACCTCGTCAGAATGCTTCTTGTGATACTCCCAAGCTTCGAGCAGTTCCTCAGTTGAAATCCTTATTTTGCTTTCCTTTGTTGCCTTGATTGGTATTGCATCTTTGAGCTCTTCAGCAAGTACTGGACTGATAATCTTCTTGCTTCTCAGGAACTGCACAAATTTCCTGAGTGCCTTACACAGATGGCGCTTATAGTTCTCCTTGGCGAGGGCCTTCTCAAGTTCACCAACTGAGTGTGGGCTGTATTTATCAAAGAACTTCCTCAATGCCCTAGCGTATTCGGAAGCTGTTTCTTCCGATAATGCTCCTGCTTTCACTTGAGCGGAGAGCCATTCCAAAAATAACCCTTCATATCTGACCCATAAAGTATTTAAACCCCTAAAATCTACTGCCTCCCAAGCCGGCGACCCGGGTTCAAATCCCGGCCACCGCACCACACTTTTTTGAGGGAGGAAAATGCCAATAGTGAGGAAGCTTAATGAAGAGGGTTTTGGGATAGCTAAAGGAGTTTTAGTTCCCTATTCTGCCCCAGGAGATGAGATAGAAATAGAGGAAGTTAAGAGGATTAAGAAAAACAGGGTTGCTACAAAATGGAAGCTATTAAGATCATCCCCCCTTCGAGTGGGAGCTAGGTGCAAGGCCTTCGGGAGATGCGGAGGTTGCATAATCCAGCACATTGAGTATAGCTATCAGCTCGAATTCAAGAAAGAAAAGTTGAAGAAAATCCTGGGTCTTGAGGTTGAGATAATTCCCTCTCCAAGGATATTCGGGCACAGGAATAGAATAGATCTTGCAGTAACCGTTGAGGGAATAGGGTTCAGGGAGAGGGGAAAGTGGTGGAGCATAGTGAACATTGAAGAGTGCCCCGTGTTTGGCCCCACATCAAAAAAAGCAATCAAGAGGCTGAGAGAGTTCATTGAAGAAGAGAAAATAGAGACTTGGAGGATCAGGGAAGATAAAGGATTCTTAAGATACATGGTTCTTAGGGAGGGAAAGTTTACGGGAGAGGTAATGGTTAACTTCGTTACCAAGGAAGGTGAACTCCCAGATCCTTCTCCTTACTTCGACTTTGCAACCTCGATATACTGGAGCATAAACAGAACGAAGAGCGACGTATCTTACGGGGACGTTGAGAGGTTCTGGGGAAAGAAGTTCATTACGGAAGAGCTTGACGGCGTTAAATATCTGATCCATCCAAACTCCTTCTTCCAGACTAACAGTTATCAGGCTGTTAATCTGGTTAAAATTGTGGCTAAGCTCGTTAATGGTGAAAAAGTATTGGACATGTACTCGGGGGTTGGAACGTTTGGAATATACTTGGCAAAGAAGGGCTTTAAGGTCAAGGGGTTTGATTCTAACGAATTCGCCATAGAAATGGCCAGAGAGAATGCAAACATCAACGGTGTTGAGGCCGAATTCTTCGTCGCAACCGACAGGGAAGTTGAGGTCAAGGGCTTTGACACGGTGATAGTAGATCCCCCTAGGGCCGGACTGCACCCAAAGCTAATAAAAAGGCTGGAGAGGGAAGGCCCTGAAACTCTCATTTACGTCTCATGCAACCCGAAAACATTCCATCAGAACGTCAAACAATTAAAGAATTACAGGATTGAGGAAATAATTGGACTCGACATGTTTCCGCACACGCCCCACATAGAGATCATTTCAAAGCTCTCAAAGGTCTAACACGTGCTTCTCCAAGACGTAGCAGTGGAACTTACCTTCCAATACTACATCCTCTCCCCTGTAAACCTTCACCTCAACTATCTTCTTCCTTCCATGGTCCTCAACGACCTTCGCCTTTGCGAGAAGTCTATCGCCAACTTTAACCGGCTTCGTGAATCTAACCTCGGCCTTCCCCAGGACTACTGTAGGCTCATTTACAGCCAACATCGCAGCGTAGTCAGCTAGGCCAAAGGTAAAGCCTCCGTGCACGAGACCCTTCTCGTCAACTTTCATCTCGTCTATAGTTACAAGCTCAACCTCCGCGTAGCCTTTCTCAAGCTTGATAGGCTTACCAACTAGCCTTTCCGACGTGAGTTTATGAGTCCTTTGCTCCATAGGCCTCACCGATAGAGAAAGCTTTTTTGCCTTAAAAGAGATTTATCCTTGGGGATGAGATTGGGTAAGTATAGGCCACTCTTAGAGGCCGTGAAGCTTAAGGGGGATGAGGTATTCCAAAGCAAGAGCGAGCTTATTGGTATATTGACGTTTAAACTCGGAATCATGGCGGTTAGCGAAGCTAAGCAACTCATAAGTGAGGCCATAGAAGGAGGTATTGTAGAAGAGACCCCGGAAGGACTTATCGTTCACACAGACTTAATTGAGGAGGAAGAGGAGAAGAGGGATGTTTTTGGAGAGATGGTAGAATACATAGCCAAACAGTTAGGGGTTACCGAGCTTGAGGTTCTTGAGGAGGTAGAAAAGTTAAGGGAGAGATATGGAAATCTTGACAAGAAGATACTGGCCTACCTCTATGGCTTAGAAAAAGGAGTTGATATGAGCAGGTTTAAAGACGAGCTGGAGGGTTGAATCATGGCAAAGATAAAGCCGTTTGAGGAGCATAGGGATAGATACGAAAGCTGGTTTGAGAGAAATAAGCTGGCTTACTTGAGCGAGCTCAATGCCGTAAAGGAAGTTCTCCCTGAAGGGGAATGCGTCGAAGTTGGGGTTGGAACGGGAAGGTTTGCGGCCCCTTTAGGGATAAAGGTTGGAGTTGAGCCATCTAAGAAAATGGCAGAGGTAGCGGAGAAGAGGGGGATAAAGGTAATTCCTGGGGTCGCTGAAGATCTGCCGTTTGAAGATTCTTCCCTCGACTGCATACTTATGGTCACGACGATATGCTTCGTTGATGATCCCGAAAAGACGATAAGGGAGGCTTATAGGGTTCTTAAACCTGGGGGCTATCTGATCATAGGATTCGTGGACAAGGAAAGTCCAATAGGGAGGGAATATGAGGAGAAGAAAGACAAAAGCCTCTTCTACAGAGAGGCAAGGTTCTTCTCAACCCAGGAACTAATTAGATTATTAAAGAAGCAGAGATTTGTTATCGACAGGATTGTCCAGACATTATTCCACAGACTAAATGAGATAAAAGAGGTAGAGTCGGTAAAGGATGGGTATGGAGAGGGTAGCTTCGTTGTAATAAGGGCAAGGAAGGTGAGTCAAAATGGAACTAGTTGAAGAGGTAAAGTCCCTGTGCGAGAGGTTAGGAGAGAATAACCTAGTAGAGGCAATAGACAGGTTCACGCTATTGAACCAAGGATTGGAAAAGACTAGAGGGGAACACTTCGCTAAGGCAGGCATTTACGGGTTCCTTGAAGGAATTCTCACGACGTTGAAGATTAAGCATGAAGATAGGAAAATTGAGGAGTTGCTTATAAAAGTTAAAGAGGCCCGAGAAAAGGAGGAGCTGTTCCTAAGGAAGGCAAGGCCCCCCATTTCTGAGTAGAAACCTCTTTAAACCTCTAAATCTTTCTAAATTTTGATGAGAGTCATCGGTGTGATAAGGAAGTCAAGGCGAGAGAGGGTTAGTAGGGAGGAGTTTGAGGAGCTTTTGAGGAGTGCTGGCTATGAGGTTCTTGCAATAGTTGAACAGGTAAGAGAGGAGCACCCACGCTATAATATTGGGCCGGGAAAGCTCGAGGAGATAAAGAAGCTCATTGAGGAATTAAAACCAGATAAGGTGGTATTCGCTAACCGATTAACACCATCTCAAGCTTATAATCTATGGAAGGAGTTGAGGATTGATATAATTGATAAGTGGCAACTCGTTCTTGAGATATTCGAGAAGAGAGCTCACTCTAAAGAGGCAAAGCTCCAAGTCGAGCTTGCGAACCTTCAGTACGAACTTCCCCTTGTTAAGGAGGCAATTAGAAGGATAAAAATGGGAGATAGAGCAGGATTTAAAGGTATGGGTGAGTATCAGGTTCACCAGTACTTCAAGCACATAAGGTACAGGATGGGCAAAATAAGGGAGGAGCTAGAGAAGATAAGGGCAGAGAGAGAAATTAGAAGGAAGAAGAGGGAAGAGGAAGGATTCGTTCTAGTTGCCTTAGCTGGCTATACAAACGCCGGGAAGTCCACCCTCTTAAACGCCTTAACGGGGGAGAGCATAGAGGCGAGGAACCAGATGTTCACCACCCTAGACACTACAACGAGGAGGTTCAAGGTCAACGGGAAGATGCTACTCATAACCGACACCGTTGGTTTCATTGACAACCTCCCGCCCTTCATCGTTGAGGCGTTCCACTCAACGCTTGAGGAGATAGTGAAAGCTGACATAATAGTCTTAGTTCTCGACGCAAGTGAGCCGTGGCCCGAAATTAGGAGGAAGTTCTTCGCTTCCCTTGACGTTCTCAGGGAACTTAAGGCCTTAGATAGGCCAATGATAGTGGCGTTGAACAAGATAGATTTAATTTCAGAGGAAGATGCTAAAGAAAAAGCCCTCCTGCTTAGGGAGCTCGTAAACGGGAGGGCTAATCTCATAGATGTCGTCAAAATATCGGCAAAGCAGAAAAGGCTTGAAGAACTTTACAGTGCAATAGAAAAAGCTATAGCGATTTCTCCAAAGTTCCAGGAGTTTGAGATTACCGTTAGAGATCCAGAGAAAGTTGGAAAGGTAATAGCGATGATACACTCCGTTGGGGAATTGCTCGACATAGACTACGGTGAGGGGGCAAGGATAAGGGCATACATCCAGACCGGAATGATAAGGCACCTCACCAAGTTAGGAGTTGAGGTCAAGAGAGTAGCCTAAAGTGAAGGAACAGGAGCGCTAAAGCATATGAAAGGACTACTCCCAGGATTGGGGCTAGAATCCAGCCGGTAACAATGTCAACTACCGTGCCTTTTCTAACTTTTTCACCAGCTCCCAAGCTAACCCCTATTATCCCGCCAACTATAGCCTGGCCGGAGCTAACTGGCAGTCCAAAGAAATTAGCTAAGCTTACGGATATTGCGGAACCAAACTGGGCTGAGAATGCAGTAACTGGATCTAGGCTCGCTATCTTTTTGCCCACTGTATTCATGACCCCATAGCTAAAAGTAACCGTGCCCAGGGAGAGGCTGAGTGCTCCAAAAACTCCAGCAATCTTGGGGCTAAACAAGTTAACTGCCAAGAGGGGTCCAACGGCGTTAGCAACTTCATTTGCTCCAAGGTTGAATGCCATATAAGCCCCTCCCGTTATGGCCACCCACTTGTAAACTATTTCAAGCACCTTAATGCTTTTTATTCTCCTAAAAACTCTGGAGTACATCCTAAAAAGCAGAAAACTAAAAACTCCAGCCAATATTGGAGAGGCCACCCAGGCGATAATGATTTTTAGGAGAGTAATCCAATTGATCCTCAGACCTAGAGCCAAGGCAACCCCGATAGAACTACCAATTATAGCCTGAGCTGTGGATACTGGCAACCCTCTTATCGTCGCAAGCGTCATCATTAATCCCGCTGTCAGCAAAACTACTATTGCAACCTCAGGGGTTATCTGAACAATTCCCTTGCCAACCGTTTCCATAACCTTACTACCCTTCAGGTATGCCCCTAGGGTCGTAAATATCACAACTATTAGGGTTGCCTGCCTAAAGCTCAGGACTCCCGAGCCAACCGAAGTCCCCATGACGTTCGCCGAGCCGTTCGCGCCTATGTTCCACGCGAGATAGAAGGTTACTGCCAGTAGGGGAATGATCAGGCTCATTAGCTCCACCTCTACTGTTTAAAAAGCCCTAAAGCCAATTGTGTTCGATAAGGGAGCCTATATACTCTATATAGTTTATAGATCCCATGTTAAAAAGGGTGAGAATAGGTTAATAAATTTTAAGGATCAGAAAAATTAACTCGTGTAATCCTCAAGAGTTTTGGCTTTAACTGTGATCTCGCTTTTGTATGAGATTTCAACAAGGCCATCATTTTCAAGCTGTTTAAGAGTTTGAAGGAGTCTTGGCATAGAAGTTTCAAGCTCAGAGCTTAGCTTCTTTAAGCTTACGGCCTTCTTCTTTGTGGCCAAAACTTTATACACAAACTCCTTTGAATGCATGCAGAACACCAAATAATAATTTGAAAAAGGAGGTTAATTAATATTTTTGGACAATTATGTCCATCACGATTCGGGGACTCCTTCCCTGAACCATCTGGTCATATTGTTAATAGCACTAACAGCCTTTGTATTGTTGAAGGGTAGAATGTACTGGCCGGCACTTATAATCAAGATTACACCCTTGTTCTTCATGGCCTCTTTTACAATCTTCGGAATTAACTTCGGATCTATCTCACCCTCAATTATTGCGTACAGTTTCCCATCGTAGAATACCCCAATTAGAGGAACTCCTTGAACACCGATCAGGCGAGAAAAGTTATAGTATATTTGGAAGTTCTTTTCGTTGCTACGAACTTCGTAGAAAGTTAAGCTACCGTTACCAAAGTATTCGGGCAGTAGCTTTTTCATCTTCTGGCAGTGAGGGCAGGTATCAAGACCATAGATATAGAAGTGAAACTTTGATTTGTCTAATCCCTGAAGCCAGTCTTGAGTTGTCGTGCTACTTGGAGTTTGAGCCATTGTTCCCTGGGTTCCAGTGCTACTTGAAATTTGAGTTTGAGATTGAGTTTGATTTGAGGATATGCATCCGAGGGAAAAGGACGCGAGCAAAAGTACGAGTAGGATAACCCTGACGAACTTCATTTTAAACCCCCACACCGAATGGCAATGCCCCTTAATATATCTATCCCAAGAAATCAAGCAGTGTTTTTGCTTTCATTTTCTTTTTAAGCTCGTTGTACGCTTCACTTCCATCGCACTCTGGAGCATAGGAAAGCCCTGCCTCTTCTAAAATGAACTTCATAATCCCAAAAGCCATGACAGCTTTTCTGCCCTCCATTTCAACGACAATGAAGGGAACTCCGTTTCTTCTTCCGTATACAACATCAAAGTTTATCCCATCGCATATGCTCACGTCAATAAAACTCACTTTCTCCCCAGTTTTAGTTTTTCGAGTTAGGGCCCCAGGGAACTTTCTTTTTAGCTTTTCAATTACTCTTACTACCTTATTAAGATCTTCCTCTGAGAGTTCCTCCCTTAACTTTATTCTCTCTATCATCCCACCACCGGGTATCACTAACCCTGGGGACTTAAATTTTTAAGGAAAACTAAGGTCGCACGAGAAAACATGACGGCCAGCGGTGTAGCGATTAGTAGTCCAAGGAACAGTCCCACGGCCCCTAGGTTGACCGTTATTAGTGTCATTCGGAATTGAGAGGAATAAAGTTAAGCCTCCATATTTTACCGCGTACTCTAGGTACTCTCCCCCACTCAGGGATAACTTCAGGCTTTTTCCAATGGCCTCCTCGACCTTTACACCGTACAGAATGATAAGGTACGGCGTGGCATAGAGGAAGTAGCCAATGCCAATGACAACGACGAATGCAAATATAAGCCCTAGGGGACCGAGGAATACCAAGGTTCCGACTACAAGCGAGACCAGAAAGAGGAGGAGATCGAACTTCAAGAACTCCAAGAAATATCTGTTAGCCGTGCTAAGGAAGCTATCCCATGAAAACTCATCCCTGTTTATCGCTCCCAAAAATCCGGCCGAGAGGTAAGCTGAGATTACCGCAACGAGCAGTCCAAAAAGGAGCGAAAAGGGAATAGGAAGACCACCTCTTGGAGGAGAAACGAATGACCAGAGCGTTGGAAGGGCCTCTGGTAGCGTTATCCTAATTCCTACATATTTTCATGGAAATTCACAACCCTAGCAACACTATCAAGGGAAATAATGCTGGCAATGACTGGAATCACTATTATCCCAGGATTTCTCACTGTATATTTCCACCCCTCATTTAACAACCTGAGGAATTTTACCATACAACCACCTGAAGTTAATTAAAGTTACTTCTTAAAAGGATATCGAAGTACTGACAATTATCCTGTCTGGATAAGAGTATACATTTGATCGCTGTCCTATTTCGTTAACCCATAATTTTTTTAAGCATTCGACGAAGCTACTAACGGTGATCGTCGATGGTTCAAATAATTGACACGACGTTTAGAGATGCCCACCAATCTCTTCTTGCAACTAGATTGAAAACTGAGGACATGCTTCCAATCGCTGAAGATATGGATAAGATAGGCTTCTACTCAATGGAGGTTTGGGGAGGGGCAACTTTTGATGTTTGCATCCGCTATTTAAAGGAGGATCCCTGGGAGAGGCTCAAGGATTTAAGGGAGAGAATAAGGAAGACAAAGCTACAGATGCTACTTAGGGGAAAGAACCTCGTCGGCTACAAACACTATCCAGATGAAGTTATCGTGAAGTTCATCGAGAAGGCGTACGAGAATGGGATAGATATCTTCAGGATTTTTGATGCACTTAACGACGTAAGAAACATGGAGCTTGCAATAAAAACCGTCAAAAGCGTCGGTGCAGAAGTCCAGGGAGTTATAGCCTATACTACTGGGCCCGTATTCACTCTCGAGTATTATCTGCAGAAGGTTGAGGAGCTTATAGGGCTAGATGTTGACGTGATAACTATAAAGGACATGGCTGGCCTTTTAACTCCCCAGATGGCCTACGATCTCGTTAGGGAAATAAAGCTGAGTTATGGAGTTCCTGTAAACGTTCACACTCACTCAACGACCGGCATGGCAGTGGCAACGTACCTTAAGGCGGTGGAGGCAGGGGCTGATTTTATCGATACTTCAATAAGTCCCCTAGCGTTTGGAACCGCCCAACCCGGGATTCAAACTATCTATCACGCCCTTCCAGAAAAAGACAGGCCAAACTTAAATCTTGATGCCATTAGGAGCGTTTCAAAGTACCTAGAGAAAATCCTAGAGGAGAAGTATTCGTGCCTGCTGAGCAAGAAAGTTTT encodes the following:
- a CDS encoding DUF2240 family protein, with product MRLGKYRPLLEAVKLKGDEVFQSKSELIGILTFKLGIMAVSEAKQLISEAIEGGIVEETPEGLIVHTDLIEEEEEKRDVFGEMVEYIAKQLGVTELEVLEEVEKLRERYGNLDKKILAYLYGLEKGVDMSRFKDELEG
- a CDS encoding pyruvate carboxylase subunit B — its product is MVQIIDTTFRDAHQSLLATRLKTEDMLPIAEDMDKIGFYSMEVWGGATFDVCIRYLKEDPWERLKDLRERIRKTKLQMLLRGKNLVGYKHYPDEVIVKFIEKAYENGIDIFRIFDALNDVRNMELAIKTVKSVGAEVQGVIAYTTGPVFTLEYYLQKVEELIGLDVDVITIKDMAGLLTPQMAYDLVREIKLSYGVPVNVHTHSTTGMAVATYLKAVEAGADFIDTSISPLAFGTAQPGIQTIYHALPEKDRPNLNLDAIRSVSKYLEKILEEKYSCLLSKKVLQVNPEVLTYQVPGGMMSNLIAQLREMNALDRLNEVLEEIPRVREDLGWPPLVTPASQIVGTQAVLNVLFGRYRMLTKEVKAYLLGKYGKPPARIKEDLVGRVKDEGVREENKGIEECRKELIEMGFIRESECEEDVLTYCLFPQVAIEFFKARRKGINGNAIPREAKKFKLFINGVEFDVGILEQ
- a CDS encoding class I SAM-dependent methyltransferase, translating into MAKIKPFEEHRDRYESWFERNKLAYLSELNAVKEVLPEGECVEVGVGTGRFAAPLGIKVGVEPSKKMAEVAEKRGIKVIPGVAEDLPFEDSSLDCILMVTTICFVDDPEKTIREAYRVLKPGGYLIIGFVDKESPIGREYEEKKDKSLFYREARFFSTQELIRLLKKQRFVIDRIVQTLFHRLNEIKEVESVKDGYGEGSFVVIRARKVSQNGTS
- a CDS encoding inorganic phosphate transporter, producing MSLIIPLLAVTFYLAWNIGANGSANVMGTSVGSGVLSFRQATLIVVIFTTLGAYLKGSKVMETVGKGIVQITPEVAIVVLLTAGLMMTLATIRGLPVSTAQAIIGSSIGVALALGLRINWITLLKIIIAWVASPILAGVFSFLLFRMYSRVFRRIKSIKVLEIVYKWVAITGGAYMAFNLGANEVANAVGPLLAVNLFSPKIAGVFGALSLSLGTVTFSYGVMNTVGKKIASLDPVTAFSAQFGSAISVSLANFFGLPVSSGQAIVGGIIGVSLGAGEKVRKGTVVDIVTGWILAPILGVVLSYALALLFLHFRLLS
- a CDS encoding thioesterase, FlK family, which gives rise to MEQRTHKLTSERLVGKPIKLEKGYAEVELVTIDEMKVDEKGLVHGGFTFGLADYAAMLAVNEPTVVLGKAEVRFTKPVKVGDRLLAKAKVVEDHGRKKIVEVKVYRGEDVVLEGKFHCYVLEKHVLDL
- a CDS encoding thioredoxin domain-containing protein; amino-acid sequence: MKFVRVILLVLLLASFSLGCISSNQTQSQTQISSSTGTQGTMAQTPSSTTTQDWLQGLDKSKFHFYIYGLDTCPHCQKMKKLLPEYFGNGSLTFYEVRSNEKNFQIYYNFSRLIGVQGVPLIGVFYDGKLYAIIEGEIDPKLIPKIVKEAMKNKGVILIISAGQYILPFNNTKAVSAINNMTRWFREGVPES
- a CDS encoding integrase produces the protein MKAGALSEETASEYARALRKFFDKYSPHSVGELEKALAKENYKRHLCKALRKFVQFLRSKKIISPVLAEELKDAIPIKATKESKIRISTEELLEAWEYHKKHSDEVTQLFFKILVFSGARLRAVHKMLTNFDPSKVIFPPKYPNIAKYAIIERRGTKATLFIYMPADIIKELRSVEIKEDTIGKRLRYGRVNASTIRKWHATFLSMHGVKDHIIDYIQSRVPRTVLEKHYLDLELEADEAYSKVVDDLKKVLEGLE
- a CDS encoding DUF3216 domain-containing protein, yielding MELVEEVKSLCERLGENNLVEAIDRFTLLNQGLEKTRGEHFAKAGIYGFLEGILTTLKIKHEDRKIEELLIKVKEAREKEELFLRKARPPISE
- the hflX gene encoding GTPase HflX — protein: MRVIGVIRKSRRERVSREEFEELLRSAGYEVLAIVEQVREEHPRYNIGPGKLEEIKKLIEELKPDKVVFANRLTPSQAYNLWKELRIDIIDKWQLVLEIFEKRAHSKEAKLQVELANLQYELPLVKEAIRRIKMGDRAGFKGMGEYQVHQYFKHIRYRMGKIREELEKIRAEREIRRKKREEEGFVLVALAGYTNAGKSTLLNALTGESIEARNQMFTTLDTTTRRFKVNGKMLLITDTVGFIDNLPPFIVEAFHSTLEEIVKADIIVLVLDASEPWPEIRRKFFASLDVLRELKALDRPMIVALNKIDLISEEDAKEKALLLRELVNGRANLIDVVKISAKQKRLEELYSAIEKAIAISPKFQEFEITVRDPEKVGKVIAMIHSVGELLDIDYGEGARIRAYIQTGMIRHLTKLGVEVKRVA
- a CDS encoding helix-turn-helix domain-containing protein, giving the protein MHSKEFVYKVLATKKKAVSLKKLSSELETSMPRLLQTLKQLENDGLVEISYKSEITVKAKTLEDYTS
- the rlmD gene encoding 23S rRNA (uracil(1939)-C(5))-methyltransferase RlmD, with product MPIVRKLNEEGFGIAKGVLVPYSAPGDEIEIEEVKRIKKNRVATKWKLLRSSPLRVGARCKAFGRCGGCIIQHIEYSYQLEFKKEKLKKILGLEVEIIPSPRIFGHRNRIDLAVTVEGIGFRERGKWWSIVNIEECPVFGPTSKKAIKRLREFIEEEKIETWRIREDKGFLRYMVLREGKFTGEVMVNFVTKEGELPDPSPYFDFATSIYWSINRTKSDVSYGDVERFWGKKFITEELDGVKYLIHPNSFFQTNSYQAVNLVKIVAKLVNGEKVLDMYSGVGTFGIYLAKKGFKVKGFDSNEFAIEMARENANINGVEAEFFVATDREVEVKGFDTVIVDPPRAGLHPKLIKRLEREGPETLIYVSCNPKTFHQNVKQLKNYRIEEIIGLDMFPHTPHIEIISKLSKV
- a CDS encoding ribbon-helix-helix domain-containing protein, giving the protein MGRGKASTGMYAWTFTIDSETHRMIKEISKALGINNNSAVVRMAIRRLYEEVKKQS